The Drosophila innubila isolate TH190305 chromosome 3R unlocalized genomic scaffold, UK_Dinn_1.0 2_E_3R, whole genome shotgun sequence genome has a segment encoding these proteins:
- the LOC117789836 gene encoding uncharacterized protein LOC117789836: MTQQSDRDINKADVPNEKVNSFVHKSPVMRIAIFGMSELINTRLSDEALEICLELLELGVHPKALADVVLHTLDMKEKHAAGQH, translated from the coding sequence ATGACACAACAAAGCGATCGGGACATCAATAAAGCTGACGTGCCAAATGAAAAGGTAAACAGTTTTGTGCACAAATCTCCAGTTATGCGTATTGCAATCTTTGGCATGTCGGAGCTAATTAACACTCGTCTATCGGATGAAGCATTGGAAATCTGCCTGGAGCTGCTGGAATTGGGTGTGCATCCCAAGGCACTGGCCGATGTGGTATTACATACCCTGGATATGAAGGAGAAACATGCCGCGGGCCAACATTAA
- the LOC117789833 gene encoding acyl-CoA Delta(11) desaturase: MTPNAVSKQSDADSTSCNAEEVLSNGNPNTSTSKQTGVLFEGDAETNDFALTDDITQFKKADKRNLKLVWRNIILFAYVHLAALYGGYLFLFQAKLATIAFSIILYTMGMIGITGGAHRLWAHRSYKAKWPLRLILIVFNTVAFQDAAYHWARDHRVHHKFSETDADPHNATRGFFFSHVGWLLCKKHPDVVAKGKGLDLSDLHADAILMFQLKHYFILMPLACFVLPTLIPYYVWNETLLNSFFVATMFRWCFQLNMTWLVNSAAHQFGGRPYDKHINPSQSPYVSAFTFGEGWHNYHHVFPWDYKTAEWGKYTLNMTTAFIDFFAKIGWAYDLKSVSSETIERRVRRTGDGTHELWGWGDKDLTEEDVQHVLFVDKIK; the protein is encoded by the exons ATGACACCAAACGCGGTTTCTAAACAATCCGATGCAGACTCCACAAGCTGCAATGCGGAGGAAGTGCTGTCAAATGGGAATCCAAATACGAGTACATCTAAACAGACAGGTGTTCTTTTCGAAGGTGATGCGGAAACCAATGATTTTGCATTGACAGACGATATAACGCAGTTCAAAAAAGCTGATAAGCGTAATTTGAAATTGGTCTGGCGAAATATTATACtatttgcatatgtacatCTGGCTGCTCTATATGGCGGATATCTCTTTCTGTTCCAGGCGAAGTTGGCAACGATTGCTTTCT CAATTATACTGTACACGATGGGCATGATTGGAATCACTGGAGGTGCCCATCGCCTCTGGGCGCATCGTTCCTACAAGGCAAAGTGGCCGTTACGTCTGATTTTGATAGTGTTCAATACGGTAGCCTTTCAGGATGCCGCCTACCATTGGGCCCGTGATCATCGTGTGCATCACAAGTTCTCCGAAACGGATGCCGATCCCCATAATGCAACCCGTGGCTTCTTCTTCTCTCACGTCGGCTGGTTGCTCTGCAAAAAGCATCCCGATGTGGTGGCCAAAGGCAAGGGTTTGGATTTGTCTGATCTTCATGCTGATGCCATACTCATGTTCCAGTTGAA GCACTATTTCATCTTAATGCCTCTCGCCTGCTTTGTGCTGCCCACTTTAATACCCTATTATGTATGGAACGAGACGCTTTTGAACTCCTTTTTTGTGGCCACAATGTTCCGCTGGTGCTTCCAGCTGAATATGACCTGGTTGGTAAATAGCGCTGCCCATCAATTCGGCGGGCGTCCCTACGACAA ACACATTAATCCGTCGCAGAGTCCGTATGTTTCCGCGTTCACCTTTGGCGAGGGCTGGCACAACTATCATCATGTATTCCCCTGGGATTACAAGACGGCCGAGTGGGGAAAATACACGCTAAACATGACGACAGCGTTTATTGATTTCTTCGCCAAAATTGGCTGGGCATATGATCTCAAGTCCGTGTCATCCGAGACTATTGAACGACGAGTGCGTCGCACCGGCGACGGAACTCACGAGCTGTGGGGATGGGGCGATAAGGATCTCACCGAGGAGGATGTGCAGCATGTTCTTTTCGTGGACAAGATAAAGTAG
- the LOC117789830 gene encoding probable enoyl-CoA hydratase echA8, with translation MLRKVGRQLGQQVSMQVRYSVSRMLATSNALNKDAAADAKAEPTPPKNILIEKDKNITLIGINRPQQRNAIDSITASQLCDAFSAFEADDTSPVAVLYGVGGSFCSGFDILEMSTDEKEEISVDILMRPEGSVGPTRRQIKKPVVCGINGYCIANGLELALMCDLRVMEESAVLGFFNRRFGVPMLDGGTVRLPAMIGLSRALDLILTGRPVGSQEAHDIGLVNRIVPTGTALGNALELANCLSKFPQRALNHDRNSVYSAAFETSTFHQAVQNEVMYTSREIIEDMQNGIKWFNHTFKADTTHSWLKRDRSMADWDDEDVAVAAAQKETKKQEEEAAALEAEKQKQAEKALKKAKKTEKSEPKAEDKCTPKETEKNSENPESTDEPKKK, from the exons ATGTTGCGCAAAGTTGGACGGCAGCTAGGCCAGCAAGTTAGCATGCAGGTGCGCTATTCAGTTAGCCGCATGTTGGCCACCTCCAATGCACTGAACAAAG aTGCAGCAGCTGATGCGAAAGCGGAGCCAACACCTCCAAAGAATATTCTTATAGAAAAGGACAAAAATATTACGTTAATCGGAATCAATCGTCCACAACAGCGCAATGCAATCGATTCAATTACCGCCTCCCAGCTCTGCGACGCCTTTTCCGCCTTCGAGGCTGACGACACCTCGCCGGTGGCGGTGCTCTATGGTGTGGGTGGATCATTTTGTTCGGGCTTCGACATTCTTGAGATGAGCACCGACGAGAAGGAGGAAATAAGCGTGGATATACTTATGCGTCCTGAGGGATCTGTAGGTCCAACACGTCGCCAGATCAAGAAGCCTGTCGTTTGTGGAATAAATGGCTACTGCATAGCGAATGGCCTGGAACTCGCACTAATGTGTGATTTACGAGTCATGGAGGAGTCAGCTGTGCTGGGATTCTTCAATAGACGCTTTGGAGTGCCTATGCTCGATGGTGGCACTGTGCGACTGCCCGCCATGATTGGACTGTCCCGCGCACTGGACTTGATACTTACCGGACGTCCGGTGGGTTCACAAGAGGCACACGATATTGGCCTAGTCAACCGTATTGTGCCCACAGGCACGGCCCTGGGTAATGCACTCGAGCTGGCTAACTGCCTGTCCAAGTTCCCGCAGCGTGCGCTCAATCATGATCGCAATTCCGTGTACTCTGCTGCGTTTGAGACGTCAACTTTCCATCAGGCTGTGCAGAATGAAGTGATGTACACGTCTCGCGAAATAATCGAGGATATGCAGAACGGTATTAAGTGGTTTAATCATA CCTTCAAAGCCGACACGACACACTCGTGGCTAAAACGCGATCGATCAATGGCCGATTGGGATGATGAGGATGTGGCAGTCGCCGCTGCTCAAAAGGAGACAAAGAAACAGGAGGAGGAAGCTGCTGCTCTTGAGGCTGAGAAGCAGAAGCAAGCAGAGAAGGCACTTAAGAAAGCCAAAAAGACGGAAAAATCGGAGCCTAAGGCTGAAGATAAGTGTACCCCAAAGGAAACGGAGAAAAACAGTGAAAACCCGGAGTCGACTGACGAGCCAAAGAAGAAATAA